One Mycobacteroides salmoniphilum DNA segment encodes these proteins:
- a CDS encoding WXG100 family type VII secretion target, with translation MSQITFNYPAMLAHAGEMNTYSGVLTALGADLAAQQASLQAVWHGDTSMSQAAWQAQWNTAMEELIRAYRAMGTTHETNTLSMNARDMAEGAKWGA, from the coding sequence ATGTCGCAGATCACGTTCAACTACCCCGCGATGCTCGCCCACGCCGGCGAGATGAACACCTACTCCGGTGTGCTGACCGCCCTGGGCGCCGACCTGGCCGCCCAGCAGGCCTCCCTGCAGGCCGTCTGGCACGGCGATACCTCCATGAGCCAAGCCGCCTGGCAAGCCCAATGGAACACCGCCATGGAAGAACTCATCCGCGCCTACCGCGCCATGGGCACCACTCACGAAACCAACACCCTGTCCATGAACGCCCGCGACATGGCCGAAGGAGCCAAATGGGGCGCATAA
- a CDS encoding class I SAM-dependent methyltransferase, translating to MPVIDARHLDGVSETALLTLHQRATEAARPDGIIDDPMAIALHAGLDYDFQHFGRTHQATALRALIFDTATREYLTGHPRASVVALAEGLQTSFWRVDNGELTWTSVDLEPIVRLRKQLLPQSDRLRHCAQSALDYSWMDQVDGSGGVLITAEGLFQYLEREPVFDLITECAKRFPGGWLIFDSVPKFLSTHSQRGMRLSEQYTVPPMPFSFTANQYRELRAIPGIHSVRELRMPAGRGKVLRWAGPLLYALPGLDRLRAPHTVIEFG from the coding sequence ATGCCAGTCATCGATGCTCGACACCTCGACGGCGTGTCCGAGACCGCACTGCTCACGCTGCATCAACGCGCGACCGAGGCGGCCCGGCCGGACGGCATCATTGACGACCCGATGGCCATCGCACTGCACGCCGGCCTTGACTATGATTTTCAGCATTTCGGGCGCACACATCAAGCTACCGCCTTGCGCGCTTTGATATTCGACACGGCCACGCGGGAGTACCTGACGGGGCACCCGCGCGCGAGCGTGGTGGCCTTGGCTGAGGGATTGCAGACGAGCTTCTGGCGCGTCGACAACGGCGAGCTCACCTGGACGTCGGTGGACCTGGAGCCCATCGTGCGGCTGCGCAAGCAGCTTCTCCCGCAATCGGACCGGTTGCGCCACTGCGCTCAATCCGCGCTCGACTATTCGTGGATGGATCAGGTCGACGGCTCCGGCGGCGTGCTGATCACCGCCGAGGGCCTCTTCCAGTACCTGGAGCGCGAGCCGGTGTTCGACCTGATCACCGAGTGTGCCAAGCGTTTTCCCGGCGGCTGGCTGATCTTCGATTCCGTGCCGAAATTCCTTAGCACACACTCGCAACGCGGGATGAGACTCAGCGAGCAGTACACCGTGCCCCCAATGCCCTTCTCGTTCACTGCAAATCAGTACCGAGAACTGCGCGCCATCCCCGGCATCCACAGCGTCCGTGAGCTGCGGATGCCGGCCGGGCGCGGCAAGGTACTCCGCTGGGCCGGCCCGCTACTGTATGCGCTGCCCGGCCTCGACCGGCTGCGCGCACCGCACACCGTGATCGAGTTTGGCTGA
- a CDS encoding heavy-metal-associated domain-containing protein codes for MSEQIFAISGMHCNSCVMGVTEALTALDPVHEVSVDLDPKGASTVRVLSDSVLSVEEVHDTLVRAGGDFAVAAG; via the coding sequence ATGTCCGAGCAGATCTTCGCCATCAGCGGGATGCACTGCAACTCGTGCGTCATGGGAGTGACGGAGGCGCTGACCGCACTCGACCCGGTGCACGAGGTGTCCGTTGACCTGGACCCCAAGGGTGCCTCGACGGTACGCGTTCTGTCAGACAGTGTGCTGTCGGTGGAAGAAGTTCACGACACGCTTGTGCGGGCCGGTGGTGATTTCGCCGTCGCTGCCGGATAG